The following proteins are co-located in the Candidatus Nitrosotenuis cloacae genome:
- a CDS encoding acyl carrier protein produces MSKKLYALIAKVMNVPESSIDDASGPESIESWSSFKGYVLLYELETEFKVKFTIDEAMDVKKVSDIKRHLGNHGIILND; encoded by the coding sequence ATGTCAAAAAAACTCTATGCACTTATTGCAAAGGTGATGAATGTGCCAGAATCTAGTATTGACGATGCATCTGGGCCAGAATCAATTGAAAGTTGGTCTTCATTTAAGGGCTATGTGTTGTTGTACGAGCTTGAAACCGAATTCAAAGTCAAATTTACTATAGACGAAGCAATGGATGTCAAAAAAGTATCTGACATCAAAAGGCATTTGGGAAATCACGGGATCATACTAAATGACTGA
- a CDS encoding glycosyltransferase family 2 protein gives MNTSTDTPLVSIIILNYNAGQLLFNCVESILKTSYSNFEIIVVDNNSHDQSHTKCKEFFPQIKLIENKKNLGYCEGNNVGIRSATGKFIVILNPDTIVSQNWLDELIFAYNRNGDGLYQPKILSLYEDGILQSTGNMLHVFGFGFARDKGNPDDLKYNKVEEIGYASGTCLFTSLDVMKKIGLFDPFLFLYHDDLDLGWRAFQLNIKSYFVPSTAIYHAESYSLRWSEKKFFWLERNRRYCMLTHYSKDTYKKMRFSLIAIELLVWVFYLKKGFVVAKIKAEIEILKNRKHIEEKYLELETKKIISDVEMIRRLPDEIFVPKNVSGEYGNRTFNRILSRLSRKIKRDIQS, from the coding sequence ATGAATACAAGTACAGACACTCCTCTTGTCAGCATAATTATTCTCAACTATAATGCAGGACAATTACTGTTTAATTGCGTTGAATCAATACTAAAGACAAGCTATTCCAATTTTGAAATCATCGTCGTCGACAATAATTCCCATGATCAGAGCCATACAAAATGTAAGGAGTTTTTTCCTCAGATCAAACTAATTGAGAATAAGAAAAATCTAGGATATTGTGAGGGAAATAACGTAGGCATAAGGTCAGCTACAGGGAAATTTATCGTAATCCTAAATCCAGATACCATAGTTTCACAAAATTGGTTGGATGAATTGATTTTTGCATATAATAGAAATGGCGATGGTTTGTATCAACCAAAGATATTGTCGCTATACGAGGATGGAATCCTGCAGAGTACCGGAAACATGTTACATGTTTTTGGATTCGGATTTGCACGAGATAAAGGAAATCCAGACGATTTGAAATACAACAAAGTTGAAGAGATCGGATATGCATCAGGAACATGTCTTTTTACGTCATTAGACGTTATGAAGAAGATTGGGCTTTTTGATCCCTTTTTGTTTTTGTATCATGATGATTTGGATTTGGGTTGGCGTGCCTTCCAATTAAACATAAAATCATACTTTGTACCATCAACTGCGATATATCATGCGGAAAGCTATAGCCTAAGATGGAGCGAAAAGAAATTCTTCTGGTTGGAAAGAAACAGACGGTACTGTATGTTAACGCATTATTCTAAAGACACGTACAAGAAAATGCGATTTTCACTGATCGCAATAGAGCTCCTTGTGTGGGTTTTTTATTTAAAGAAGGGTTTTGTTGTAGCAAAAATAAAAGCAGAGATCGAGATTCTAAAGAACAGAAAACACATAGAAGAAAAATATCTGGAACTAGAAACAAAAAAGATTATTTCAGATGTTGAGATGATAAGACGCCTGCCGGACGAGATATTTGTGCCAAAAAATGTTTCAGGAGAGTATGGCAATAGAACATTTAATAGAATATTGTCACGATTGAGCAGAAAGATAAAAAGAGATATTCAATCATGA
- a CDS encoding WxcM-like domain-containing protein, translating to MNEDSFSVIKLERYDTKNIVDKSINGSLTVVWRDWDDIIKNHPKMVYVTSVLPGQIKGPHLHTKRSSYFSCVHGKVVFVIRDDHGQFHEVIVDESEPVLIHVPNNVASAHMNLARETSRILTLADVSWKPNDNEMIDVTFDGYDWSKWKI from the coding sequence TTGAATGAAGACTCGTTTTCTGTTATAAAACTTGAAAGATATGACACGAAAAACATCGTAGATAAGAGTATTAATGGATCACTTACTGTGGTGTGGCGGGATTGGGATGATATAATCAAAAATCATCCAAAAATGGTGTACGTTACGTCTGTTTTACCTGGTCAGATTAAAGGACCACACCTACACACAAAGCGCTCAAGTTATTTTTCTTGTGTTCATGGGAAAGTAGTTTTTGTTATCAGGGATGATCATGGGCAATTTCATGAAGTCATCGTTGATGAGAGTGAGCCCGTCCTAATTCACGTGCCAAATAATGTTGCATCAGCACATATGAATCTTGCAAGAGAAACATCGAGAATTCTTACACTTGCGGATGTATCATGGAAACCTAATGACAATGAAATGATTGATGTTACTTTTGATGGATATGACTGGTCAAAATGGAAAATTTAG
- the rfbB gene encoding dTDP-glucose 4,6-dehydratase, translating to MKNARLDSGLRLLVTGGLGFIGSNFILHVFDKYPKCQVTNLDAEFAGSDKKNLEKIQDKKNYQYFRGNINDKRLVEKLIHNCDVVFNFAAESHVDRSIDAPKPFFDSNIMGTYTILEAIRKFDKKLVHISTDEVFGSLKTKSATETFPFNPSSPYAASKASAELLVNSYITTYGIDTIITRCTNNYGPRQFPEKLIPKTILLAINNKPIPMYGTGKNKRDWIFVLDHCEAIEKAFERGKSNNSYNIAGHCEFDNNTIVKKILKIMGKPISLIKHVKDRPGHDFRYSLNTSKIEREIGWKPRYTFEEGINFTINWYLNNSTWLQQISKKSIGRTK from the coding sequence ATGAAAAATGCAAGACTCGACAGCGGATTAAGGTTGCTTGTTACAGGAGGACTTGGTTTCATCGGAAGTAATTTTATCCTACACGTATTTGATAAATATCCAAAATGTCAAGTTACAAACCTTGATGCTGAGTTTGCAGGATCAGATAAAAAAAATCTTGAAAAAATCCAAGACAAGAAAAATTATCAATATTTCAGAGGAAACATAAACGATAAGAGGCTTGTGGAAAAGCTGATTCATAATTGTGATGTTGTTTTTAATTTTGCTGCGGAATCGCATGTTGATAGAAGCATAGATGCACCAAAACCGTTTTTTGATTCAAACATAATGGGAACATACACCATATTGGAGGCAATAAGGAAATTCGATAAGAAATTGGTTCATATTTCTACGGATGAAGTTTTTGGTAGCTTAAAAACAAAAAGCGCCACTGAGACATTTCCATTTAATCCATCAAGTCCGTATGCAGCGTCAAAGGCGTCAGCTGAATTGTTGGTGAATTCGTACATAACCACGTATGGAATAGATACGATCATTACTCGTTGTACAAACAATTATGGTCCAAGACAGTTTCCAGAAAAGTTGATACCAAAAACAATCCTATTGGCTATTAATAATAAACCCATACCAATGTACGGAACTGGCAAAAATAAGCGGGATTGGATATTTGTACTCGATCACTGCGAGGCAATTGAAAAAGCATTTGAAAGAGGAAAAAGCAATAACTCGTACAACATAGCAGGTCATTGCGAATTTGACAACAACACAATAGTTAAAAAAATACTGAAGATCATGGGAAAACCCATCAGCCTCATCAAACATGTTAAAGATAGACCGGGTCACGATTTTCGATACAGCTTGAATACAAGTAAAATTGAAAGAGAGATAGGCTGGAAGCCTAGGTATACGTTTGAAGAAGGAATTAACTTCACAATCAACTGGTACCTCAACAACAGCACATGGCTACAGCAGATATCTAAAAAAAGCATAGGTAGAACAAAATAG
- a CDS encoding glycosyltransferase family protein: MIGCIIQARLNSSRLPGKIMMKIDNEKSVLDYVINQLKFCKHIDKIVIATTTSVYDDILVEYAKSHHLDFFQGNEIDVLDRYYKCAKSFSFDTIVRVTSDCPLVDPNVVDELIEQFQKGDFDYATNKLPLESSKCPHGSEVEVFSFETLKRTWEESKKSSEREHVTPYIYNSSDKFKICKMSSKEDLSYMRYTVDRPKDLVMIQEITARIKTRPILTKDIVQLFNEVPQLLGINSEYQRNEGYLRSLRDEK; encoded by the coding sequence ATGATAGGATGTATCATACAAGCAAGACTGAATTCCTCTAGATTGCCAGGAAAAATAATGATGAAAATTGATAATGAAAAATCAGTCTTGGATTATGTCATAAATCAACTTAAATTTTGTAAGCATATTGATAAGATTGTCATTGCAACTACAACATCAGTATATGACGATATACTTGTAGAATATGCTAAAAGTCATCATCTGGATTTTTTTCAAGGTAATGAAATTGATGTTTTAGATAGATACTATAAATGTGCGAAAAGTTTTTCATTTGATACAATAGTAAGAGTAACTTCCGACTGTCCCCTAGTAGATCCAAATGTAGTTGATGAGTTGATAGAACAATTCCAAAAGGGTGATTTCGATTATGCAACTAACAAGCTACCTCTGGAATCTTCAAAATGTCCACATGGATCAGAAGTCGAAGTATTTTCATTTGAAACTCTTAAAAGAACTTGGGAAGAATCAAAAAAATCATCCGAACGTGAACACGTAACTCCATATATCTATAACAGTTCCGACAAATTCAAGATTTGCAAAATGTCTAGTAAGGAGGATCTTTCCTATATGAGATACACCGTTGATAGGCCAAAAGATTTAGTGATGATACAGGAGATCACTGCTAGAATAAAGACAAGGCCAATACTAACAAAAGACATCGTTCAATTATTCAATGAAGTACCACAGCTACTCGGAATCAACTCAGAATATCAAAGGAATGAAGGATATTTGAGGTCTCTGAGAGACGAGAAGTAA
- a CDS encoding SDR family oxidoreductase, producing MPQKILVVGAGFLGSKIANEFSYLKNSVIKTNLTSVQDGSHLLDITNKKMVEDCFEKIKPDIVVNCAGSTDIDFLEKNSQLAYAVNGQSVKNLAVTSQKFNSRFIQISTDGVFDGIYGNYSETDIPNPVNVYAKSKLIGEEETGKNCQNYTIIRTNFYGHHKSGRFLFNNILNKLKAGVKIIGFDDIFFTPLEISNLSQLVVDVALSEYIGILNLSSDYPISKYQFCLNIAEILGFDTKLIRRGSIDEMNFAAKRPKNTSLVNKRSKQIIRHEIVSLTDWLERYKKQLNDSFSHQP from the coding sequence TTGCCTCAGAAAATCCTTGTTGTTGGTGCTGGTTTTCTTGGGTCGAAAATAGCAAATGAATTTTCATATCTTAAAAATTCAGTAATAAAAACAAATTTGACAAGCGTACAAGATGGATCACATCTTTTAGATATAACAAATAAGAAAATGGTGGAGGACTGCTTTGAAAAAATCAAACCAGACATAGTTGTGAATTGTGCAGGCAGTACAGATATTGATTTTCTAGAAAAAAATTCTCAGTTGGCTTATGCCGTAAACGGACAGAGTGTAAAAAATTTGGCAGTGACTTCTCAAAAATTTAATTCAAGATTTATACAAATTTCGACAGATGGTGTTTTTGACGGAATTTATGGGAATTATAGTGAAACAGATATTCCCAATCCAGTTAACGTTTACGCAAAATCAAAACTAATTGGAGAAGAAGAAACTGGCAAAAACTGCCAGAATTATACCATTATCAGAACAAATTTTTATGGACATCATAAAAGCGGTAGATTTCTGTTCAATAATATTTTAAATAAACTCAAAGCGGGTGTAAAAATAATAGGTTTTGATGACATATTTTTTACACCGTTAGAAATTTCGAACCTATCTCAACTTGTAGTTGATGTAGCATTATCAGAGTACATCGGGATTTTAAATTTATCGAGCGATTATCCAATATCAAAATATCAATTTTGTCTCAATATTGCTGAAATTCTTGGTTTTGATACGAAATTAATTAGAAGGGGATCTATTGATGAAATGAATTTTGCCGCAAAACGACCCAAAAATACATCACTTGTAAATAAAAGATCAAAACAAATCATAAGACATGAGATTGTATCACTAACTGATTGGCTAGAGAGATATAAGAAACAACTAAACGATTCATTTTCACATCAACCCTAA
- a CDS encoding MaoC family dehydratase, with protein sequence MTENIPSHSFDEIKIGTKARFTVTIDENMITDFASVSGDYNPLHMDENYARTTNFKKRVCHGMLLGSFFSRLVGMHLPGKNSLYFSQTLNFQAPCFVGETVFIEGEVTDKSESTRIITIKTVAYDHLGKCLVDGIAKVMVRDNLG encoded by the coding sequence ATGACTGAAAACATTCCCTCACATTCGTTTGACGAAATAAAAATAGGAACAAAAGCGCGATTTACCGTAACCATTGATGAAAACATGATAACAGATTTCGCAAGTGTATCTGGCGACTATAACCCGCTACATATGGATGAAAACTATGCCCGTACAACAAACTTCAAAAAACGAGTCTGTCATGGCATGCTTTTGGGATCGTTTTTCTCCAGATTGGTTGGCATGCATCTACCTGGTAAAAACTCTCTGTATTTTTCACAAACCCTGAACTTTCAAGCTCCTTGTTTCGTGGGAGAAACAGTTTTCATAGAGGGAGAGGTGACTGATAAAAGCGAATCAACTAGGATTATCACAATCAAGACTGTGGCCTATGATCATCTAGGCAAATGCCTTGTTGACGGCATTGCTAAAGTTATGGTGAGAGATAATCTCGGATGA
- a CDS encoding glucose-1-phosphate thymidylyltransferase, which yields MKGIILHGGHGTRLRPLTHTGPKQLLPIANKPMSQFCLESMIDAGIRDIAIIIGGTGSSKVKEHYGNGEKFGVKITYVEQDYPKGIAHAIRLCKDFVNNEKFLVFLGDNIIQKSIAEYSRNFEKSDDAASILLCEVDNPSRFGIADVKDGQILNIMEKPKDPPSNLAVTGIYFLTPRIFDVIDRLKPSWRNEFEITDALHMLLKENNKITYNMITDYWKDTGTPEDIIHANGAILEKMTPYFLGKKESNVTIEGKVMVGEGTIIKSGSKIIGPVIIGKNCIIESNTVIGSNTSIGNNSRVALCNISNSIVMEGCNIECNIKIKNSIIAYNSAITYDQTEQNEKIFLLGEGTRITI from the coding sequence TTGAAAGGTATAATTCTACACGGAGGTCATGGAACAAGACTCAGACCACTTACACATACTGGTCCAAAGCAGCTGCTACCAATTGCCAACAAGCCCATGTCCCAGTTTTGCTTAGAGTCGATGATAGATGCAGGAATAAGGGATATTGCCATAATAATTGGCGGTACGGGCTCAAGCAAGGTAAAAGAGCATTATGGAAATGGTGAAAAATTTGGTGTAAAAATCACCTACGTCGAACAGGATTATCCAAAAGGGATAGCTCATGCGATACGATTGTGCAAAGATTTTGTAAATAATGAAAAATTTTTAGTCTTTCTTGGAGACAACATCATACAAAAATCCATAGCCGAATATTCAAGAAACTTTGAAAAATCAGATGATGCAGCGTCGATCTTATTGTGCGAGGTGGACAATCCAAGCAGATTTGGCATCGCAGACGTAAAGGACGGACAAATATTGAATATCATGGAAAAACCAAAAGACCCGCCGTCCAATCTCGCAGTGACTGGAATTTACTTTCTCACCCCAAGAATTTTTGATGTGATTGATAGACTAAAGCCATCTTGGAGAAACGAGTTTGAGATAACCGATGCGTTACACATGCTGCTAAAAGAAAATAACAAAATCACCTACAACATGATAACAGATTACTGGAAAGATACAGGTACGCCGGAGGACATAATTCATGCAAATGGAGCAATCTTGGAAAAAATGACTCCATACTTTCTTGGCAAAAAAGAATCAAACGTTACGATTGAGGGGAAAGTCATGGTGGGCGAAGGCACAATAATAAAATCAGGTTCAAAGATCATCGGCCCCGTAATAATAGGAAAAAACTGTATAATAGAGTCAAATACAGTGATAGGTTCCAATACAAGCATAGGAAATAATTCAAGAGTGGCTTTGTGTAATATTAGTAATTCCATTGTAATGGAAGGCTGCAATATAGAATGCAACATTAAGATAAAAAATAGCATAATTGCGTACAATTCTGCAATAACATATGATCAGACAGAACAGAATGAAAAAATCTTCCTTCTAGGAGAGGGAACAAGGATTACCATTTGA
- a CDS encoding N-acetylneuraminate synthase family protein, translated as MIKPIKIGKKTLGNNHRCYVIAEIGSNFNRDIKLAKKLIKLAKESGADAAKFQSFIPEKIISKRGFEKKLAFQSKWKKSVWQVYDDAKLPLSWHYELNKYAKSIGIDFMSAPYYYEAVDLLVKLNVPAIKIGSGEITNLEFLRYVGKTNKTILLATGASTMNEVKDAVRTIRSSGNKKIILMQAVTQYPSPISDANLRVLDTFRREFQLNVGYSDHSPGILVILASVALGACVVEKHFTINKKMSGPDHPHSLDPMEFSQMVKKIREIQIAMGDGIKKIEKSEEETRIIQQRGIWTIKKISKGENFTRSNIDVLRPVLGVSAARYASMIGKTAKRNFEPYEPIKEKDV; from the coding sequence ATGATCAAGCCTATAAAAATCGGAAAAAAAACACTAGGAAATAATCACAGATGTTATGTTATTGCGGAAATAGGCTCAAATTTTAACAGAGATATAAAACTAGCAAAAAAATTGATCAAATTAGCTAAGGAATCTGGCGCAGATGCGGCAAAATTCCAATCATTCATTCCAGAAAAGATAATTTCAAAAAGAGGATTTGAAAAGAAACTTGCGTTTCAGTCAAAATGGAAAAAATCAGTGTGGCAAGTATATGATGATGCTAAGCTGCCCCTTTCTTGGCATTATGAACTAAACAAATATGCAAAAAGTATTGGTATTGATTTTATGTCCGCTCCGTATTATTACGAGGCTGTAGACTTGCTAGTCAAGCTAAACGTTCCTGCAATTAAAATTGGCTCTGGTGAAATAACAAATCTCGAGTTTCTCAGATATGTGGGAAAAACAAACAAGACGATATTATTAGCCACTGGAGCAAGTACAATGAATGAAGTGAAAGATGCGGTGAGAACAATAAGATCATCAGGAAATAAGAAAATTATTCTTATGCAGGCAGTAACACAATATCCATCCCCCATTTCCGATGCTAACTTGAGAGTGTTAGATACGTTTAGGAGAGAATTTCAACTAAATGTAGGATATTCAGATCACTCACCCGGAATCTTAGTTATACTAGCAAGTGTTGCACTTGGGGCATGTGTAGTAGAAAAACACTTTACGATAAATAAAAAGATGAGTGGGCCAGATCATCCACATTCACTAGATCCTATGGAGTTTAGTCAAATGGTTAAAAAGATAAGAGAAATACAGATTGCAATGGGTGACGGCATTAAGAAAATTGAAAAAAGTGAAGAGGAGACTAGAATTATTCAACAACGAGGTATTTGGACAATTAAAAAAATTTCAAAGGGTGAAAATTTTACAAGGTCGAACATTGATGTTTTACGACCAGTATTAGGTGTCTCTGCAGCGAGATACGCGTCAATGATTGGAAAAACAGCTAAAAGAAATTTTGAACCTTATGAACCAATAAAAGAAAAAGATGTTTAA
- a CDS encoding carbamoyltransferase C-terminal domain-containing protein yields MRKYLAVTLGRCSGCSIFVDDKIIFSASEERYSRKKSDQAYPLHAINDGLEFCGIKPEELDYVLIAGKRLAIIPILLQVYTNFSVNDHLDMMRKYWYHKLVRKEPIKMIDIFKDRINIEQYPFNTSFAKELDFFKLEHPISKESDKIISSFYKKAISTHLGVHESKIIHIEHDDCHAAYAFFGSPIRDDNTLIFTADAFGDDLSGTISKYNKDTNSIIRLKEYFHKDFQLARIYRYTTLLLRMSPNEHEYKVMGLAPYYNGPVINEVVKVFEEMQVLEGLNFRFNKDIDDIYEYLEKNLNRFRFDHIAAGLQTFTEKILIDWFSKAMSEYNSSSVVFSGGVSMNVKANMNLAQLPQIKKFFVCGAGTDETLPMGACYYQASSEIIPKSLESLYLGPNADYDEKELKLFSKHRISEFTNVEELVDKILNNRIIATCRGRMEMGQRALGNRSILADPRDSKNIQKINKMIKNRDFWMPFAPIVLYEYQEEVIVNTKRIESPYMTIAFEAKNKEKIQAAIHQADFTARPQILRRETNPMLWDLIKKFYDETGVPALLNTSFNLHGEPIVRTVDDAARVFDKSGLEVLWLDKHIIEKNISI; encoded by the coding sequence ATGCGAAAATACTTAGCTGTTACATTAGGCAGATGTTCAGGATGTTCGATTTTTGTTGACGACAAAATAATATTTTCAGCCAGTGAAGAGCGATATTCTAGAAAAAAATCAGATCAGGCCTACCCGCTTCATGCCATAAATGACGGATTAGAGTTTTGTGGGATTAAACCAGAAGAACTTGATTATGTCCTAATTGCTGGAAAGAGATTAGCCATCATTCCAATATTATTACAAGTTTACACAAACTTTTCAGTTAACGATCATTTAGACATGATGCGAAAATATTGGTATCATAAGCTTGTAAGAAAAGAACCAATAAAAATGATAGATATATTCAAGGATCGAATAAACATAGAACAATATCCATTTAACACATCTTTTGCAAAAGAATTAGATTTTTTCAAACTTGAACATCCCATAAGCAAAGAGAGTGACAAAATAATATCATCATTTTACAAAAAAGCAATATCCACTCACCTTGGAGTTCATGAATCAAAAATTATCCACATAGAACACGATGACTGTCATGCAGCATATGCTTTCTTTGGTAGTCCAATTCGTGACGATAATACGTTAATTTTTACAGCTGATGCTTTTGGTGATGATTTAAGTGGAACGATCTCAAAATACAATAAAGATACAAACAGTATAATTAGGCTAAAAGAATATTTTCACAAGGATTTTCAATTAGCTAGGATTTACAGATATACCACATTATTATTGAGAATGAGCCCAAATGAACATGAATATAAGGTGATGGGACTAGCACCATACTATAACGGCCCGGTAATTAACGAAGTCGTAAAGGTTTTTGAAGAAATGCAGGTATTAGAAGGCCTAAACTTCAGATTTAACAAAGACATAGATGACATTTATGAGTATTTGGAAAAGAATCTAAATCGTTTTCGATTTGATCATATTGCTGCAGGATTGCAAACATTTACAGAGAAAATTCTAATAGATTGGTTTTCGAAGGCAATGTCCGAATACAATTCATCAAGTGTTGTTTTCTCTGGAGGTGTATCAATGAACGTTAAGGCAAATATGAATCTCGCACAGTTGCCTCAAATCAAAAAATTTTTTGTATGTGGCGCAGGCACAGATGAAACCTTGCCTATGGGTGCTTGTTATTATCAAGCTTCGTCAGAGATCATACCAAAATCACTTGAGAGTCTGTATTTGGGCCCAAATGCAGATTATGATGAAAAGGAGTTAAAATTATTTTCAAAACACCGAATATCTGAATTTACAAATGTTGAGGAGTTAGTTGATAAAATTCTCAATAATAGGATCATAGCTACATGTAGAGGTAGAATGGAGATGGGTCAAAGAGCCCTAGGCAATAGAAGCATATTAGCGGATCCAAGGGATTCAAAGAATATCCAAAAAATAAACAAAATGATCAAAAACAGAGATTTCTGGATGCCGTTTGCGCCAATTGTGCTATATGAATATCAAGAAGAAGTCATAGTAAATACAAAAAGGATAGAATCACCATACATGACAATCGCGTTTGAGGCTAAAAATAAAGAAAAAATTCAAGCTGCAATACATCAAGCAGACTTTACAGCAAGACCACAAATACTAAGAAGAGAAACAAATCCAATGTTGTGGGATCTCATCAAAAAGTTTTATGATGAAACTGGGGTGCCTGCTTTGTTAAACACATCATTTAATTTGCATGGAGAGCCAATAGTACGTACGGTAGATGATGCCGCTCGTGTTTTTGACAAGTCTGGACTTGAAGTACTTTGGTTAGACAAACACATAATTGAAAAAAATATCAGCATTTAA
- a CDS encoding holo-ACP synthase, translating into MIEKLGIGIDIVDIEQFKKIPYRTRPNFYKKLFSPSEIKYCLKYKNAAEHFAGKFAIKEAVKKSISLQIRMLDIETSHYKLRPVVKLKGRYANHYVFLISLSHEKNAAVGIVISEKINTHD; encoded by the coding sequence ATGATTGAAAAACTTGGCATTGGAATAGATATAGTTGACATTGAACAGTTCAAGAAAATCCCATATCGCACAAGACCGAATTTCTACAAGAAACTGTTTTCGCCTTCTGAAATAAAATACTGTCTGAAATACAAAAATGCAGCAGAGCATTTTGCGGGTAAATTCGCTATAAAAGAAGCTGTAAAAAAGTCGATCAGCCTACAAATTCGAATGTTGGATATTGAAACATCGCATTACAAATTAAGACCTGTGGTAAAATTAAAGGGACGATATGCAAACCACTATGTATTTCTGATATCACTGAGTCACGAGAAAAATGCTGCTGTGGGTATTGTAATATCTGAAAAAATAAACACTCATGATTGA